The Nocardia sp. NBC_01503 sequence CGGCCTCGCTGGTCTGCGGTCTGGCACCGAATCCACAGGTGCTGATCGCCGCCCGCATTGTGCAGGGGGTGGGCGCGGCGACCATGTCCTGCACCACGTTCGCGCTGTTGAATGCCGCCTACTCCGGCCGCGATCGCGGTACCGCGTACGGCATCTGGGGTGCGGTCGCGGGGGCGTCATCCGCCATCGGCCCGATTGTCGGCGGCATTCTCACCGAGGTCGCGTCCTGGCGCTGGATCTTCTTCGTCAATCTGCCGTTCAGCGTGCTGGCCATCGCGCTGTGCCTGTGGGTGCTCACCGAAGATGAACGCGCCCAGCGCAATCGGATCGACGTACCGGGCATGGTGGTGTTCACCGCGAGTGCGGCCACGGCCACCTACGCACTCATCCACGCCAATGAACACGGTTGGTCGAACGCGGCCACCCGGTGGCTGCTGCTCGGTGCGGTGGTCGCACTCGCGGCCTTCTTACTCATCGAAAAGCGGTCGCGCCAACCGATACTCGACCTGGCACTACTGCGCGACCGCTCCTTCGTAGGTGTGCTCGCCGCGGGCGCGATGCTGTTCTTCGCCGCCTTCGCCGCTCTCATGTACACCCAGATCTGGATGCAATCGGCGCTCGGCCTGAGCCCGATCGCCGCCGGTGCGGTGGGACTTCCCCTGTCCCTCATGGCATTCCTGGTCTCCGGCCTGCTCGGCAGGTATCTGCACGGCGACCGCCCCGCCCGCGTTATCGGCACCGGCCTGGCCGCCGTCGGCTTCGGCGGGATCATCGGCGCCCTCCTGGTTCACGGCGAAGCGAGCTGGCCCGCCCTGATTCCCGGCTTCCTGATGGTCGGCGCGGGCGTCGGCCTCGCCACCGCCACCCTCAGCTCCGCGGCGGTCGCCGCGGTTCCCTGGGAGCGCGCCGGAATGGCCACCGGCGCACTGAATACCGCCCAGCAACTCACCTTCGCCCTCGGAATAGCCACTCTCGGAGGACTTTTCACGCACCCCGACACCCCCATTGCGGGCGTCCAACTCACCCTCGGGGTCAGCGGCGTGGTCGGATTGGTCGGCGCGATCCTCGTACCGATGCTGATGCGCCCGAGGGCGGGTTACAAGCCGAGGCCGTGGGCGAGGACGGGCCAGGAGGCGGCGAGTTCGTCGTCCCAGTAGCCCCAGGAGTGGGTGCCGTAGGGGCGGAGGTTGACCGTGGCGGGGATGCCGAGGTCGGTCAGGCGGGCGGCCATGGTTCGGGTGCACTGGTCGGTGGCGGCTTCGATGACGCCGCCGACCAGCAGTTGGTTGGCGAGGGCGCCGATGCCCGCGCCGACCAGGCCGCGCCCGCCGGATTTGTCGTAGGGGCCGGGCAGGCCGTTGCCGCTGGAGAGGTAGAGGTCGAGTCCGCGTAGGGATTCCGCGTGCAGGTACGGGTCGTTGGCGGCCCACATGGGGTCACCGGGCGGGCCGTACATATTGGCGGCATCGCCCGCGCTGTAGGCGACGGTCAGGCGGACATACGCCTGGCCGAGCGGGTCGGCGATCTGCGCACAACCGCTGTAGGCCGCCACCGCCCGGTAGAGGCCGGGTTTGGCGATGGGGAGTTGCAGCACCGAGGTGCCCGACATCGATACTCCGGCAATGGCATTGCGACCGTTCGAACCCAGTGCCTCATCGAGGAGTGGAGGGAGCTCCTCGGTGAGGTACGTCTTCCACTTCACGACGCCGAGGCGAGGATCGGGTGCACGCCAGTCGGCATAGTAGGAGGCCGCGCCGCCGATCGGCTGAACGACATTGACCTGTTTGTCCGCGAGGAAATCGGTCGCATGCGTCTGCCGGTCCCAGGAGCCGGGGCCCTTGCCGCCGCTACCGCCGCTCAACAGATACAGGACGGGTCGCGGTACCGAGGTGTCGGAAGGGCGCTGCACCTCGACGGTGAATTCGCCGTTCATGGCGGCGGAGTAGACGGTGATGACCCAGTGCCGGGCATCGTCGGTATGGATATTCACGATTCGCGAACCGTCGGATTCACCCGTCTCGGGTTCGGCGGCCGCGGTCGACGGGAATGGTGTGGAGACCGGGACGAGAGCCAAGACACCGGCGGCCAGCAATACCGCCGCGCCGCGCACAGTAATTGCCATACCTTGCGAAGCTACTGCCGCGCCATGCGAAGCGACCGCCGCCGCGCCACGCCAAGTCGAGCGAAAACGCACGTTCGAGCCCTATTCCTCACTGCGCCGCCGTGCTTACCGCACCGCGGTGAAACCACCGATTGCCGCCGCCGCCCACGCCGCGATGGGAGCGGCGCGGGCGGTGGCGCGGCGAGCATGGCAGCCCCGGGCTAACGGCAGGTTTCGGCGGACTGACGTGCAGGGGGCCTGCGAACGGCACTCGGCCGCTCGGGATGGAATCGCCTCGAAGACATGGGTCAGGGGCGGCAGATTCCCGGAATCGCGCTCAGGTCGACGCGCGGGTCCGCGGTGGCGAGGCAGTCCCGGGCGACACCGTCGAGGGTGCCGGGACCGAATTCGAGGATGGGCCGGGCATTCCCACCGCTATTGCGGGTACTGATGAGAGACCTCCCGGCTCCGGAAATGTCGGTGCGGGTGATCGACCCGCGCACGACCGCGGTATCGCCGACATTGATGACGGCTATGCCATTGGCGGCGGTCCCGGTGATCGAGGAGTCGCGAATATCGAAGACCAGCTCCGCGGTGGCCGGGCCCGATCCGGTCGGGGTGTAGCTGACCAGCCCGATACCGTCGGCGCTGCAATCGCCGAACTCCGAATCGGTGACGGTGAGGTCGGTGTGCGCGGTGCGGCCGAAATTCGTATTGACCAGGCAGGTTCCGAGATTCGCGGGAACCGGCGGATTGAGCACCGCACCCGGGAACGACGAATGCCGGGCCCGCACCTTGTCGAGCGTGAGCGACTGCCGCGCACCGCCGGTGCTGAGGTTGTAGTTCTCGATGACATCGCCGCTGACATTGTCGAAGGTGCTGTCGGTGACCGTGACCCGGCTCTCGGGAGTCCCGCTGGTGGTGACGTACTCCAGCCCATTGGCGGAGAAATTGCCGTGCCCGTCCCGGAATTCATCGCGATCCACCCGCACCTCCACCCGTGCGCGGCCGAGCGGATTGATGAAGACGCCCTCGCTGTCGGCGAGCGCGTTCAGCGGTGAGCTGGGCGGGGCGATATCGAACTGCGAATTGCCGACCAGCTCCGCGGTGAGCTGTGCGTCGTCCCCGGCCTGCAATCCCATCGCTAGTACCGACAGTTTCGCCAGCCCCAGATTGATATCCCGGGTCGTATTGCCGTTGACCCGCGCGGTCACCCGGCTGCTCCCGTGTGCGCGAATATCGATGCCGTCACCACAGGCGGTGTCGTGCACGATATTTCCGTCGATGCGCACACCGCCGGTGGCCGTGGAGAAGTCCGTCATGATGGCGGCCCACCCATTGTTGAGGGTGATGAAATCGGGCATCGGATCCGTGGCCAGGCCCGCCACAATCGTCGGCGGCAGGCCGAACGGGCCGATCATGAAGCCGTCGGCGCAGTTCTGATTGGTCGCCGACACCCGGTTGCCGGTGATCACCGCGTCGGCGGCATCGTCGCCGTAGATACCGCCCCGGCGCGCGCCGTCGATGACCAGATTGCGCACCTGCGCGCCCGTCGCCAGTCGCACCGCGTCACCGTCGTGGTCTCCGGTGCTGTTGGTAATGCGCGGCAGCGCGGCATCGGCGGCCGCGCCGATCACCTCCGGGCCGCCGCCGATGAGCTGCTGCCCGGGTTTGAGCGCGATACCCCCATCGAGAGCTCGCACGGTCGTCGGCACCGGCTGCACCACAATGGTGTCTCCGGGCCGCGAGGCCGCCTCGACGGCCGCGAGCGTATCGAACGGGGCATCCGGGGTGCCCGTTCCGCCCGGTCCGGCCGCCGCACTGACGTACCAGGTCGTCGAATCCGGTTGTGCCTGTGCGACTCCAGCCACCTGTGGGACGCAGACGAGCAGTGCGAACGCGCAGGCGCGGCGAGCCGCGGTGCTGTATTTCATGATGCTCCGTGGGTGTGGCGCGACAGTGCCATGCACGCTGCCAGGCCGGAGCGGGGCCGTCATCGGGCAAAGTGCCAGGAGAAACGGGGTGCGGCCGGGCCTGTTGCACAAGAGGGAGACCGCGGCCGGAGCGACTCGGATCGGCCCGATGAGATCGGAAGATACTGCGGGCCACCGGATTTGGACGGGCGTGGTGTTCGATGAAGGGGATATCGAACACCACCCCCGCATCGGAAAGGATAGCGGTAACAAGCGATTTCGTCAGGTTCGAGTTGGGTCCAGCACCGCTCGATCGGTCGCAAGATACTTGCGGTAGGCGCTGGAAACCGCTCCCAACCAGGTGAGTTCGCCGAGGAAGGTGGGTCGGTCGGGGCGACGAAAAGTTTCCCCGTGATCGACCGGAGTCACTCCGGCACGATGTGCGCGCAGGGCGAGGGCGATACGCACCGCCTCGATGGCCGCTTCGCGATCGGCCGCTGGAACACCCAGTCGATCCGCGATTTCCACTGCCCGCGAGTAGATTTCGGGAGTGAGGTGAGGTTGCAACAGCAGTAGGGCGTCACGGATTTCGATGACGCGACGGTACAACCGGTCCCGGCCCATCCGCCGAGCCGCCGGGGCGGCCGTGCCCACCTCGGGCGTCGCCTCGCGCAGTGCGAGCCAGAGTGGACGCAGTCTGGGCAGCGCACGGGCGCGCTGGACGGTTGCCATCGCCTGCGGCAGCAGCGAGGGGCACAGATATCCGAACAGCATGATGGCGGCGCCCGCGCTGGCGAAGGCGGGAGCGATCTCCATATTCAGGGTGCGCGGTGAGTATCCGGCCCAGGCCGCGATGAGAGCGACGGTTTTACCGATGCTGTAACCGATCGCGATCACCGATCCCGCGACCAGCAGTACCAAACCCCTTCGTAGCCAGGGTTGTTCGCGCACGTGCGGAATCCAGGTGCGACACAGCAGCACGATGCGCAGCAGCGCGAGGGTGTAGGCGCAGAGGTAGATACCCAGGAAGAGGTCCACCAGCGGGACGGTCGCGTAGTGGTAGTCGAAGTCGGTCGCATGCGACTCGCCGTGCACAGGTGCGGCGAAGAAGAGCGCGACCAGCACCAGCACGACGACCAGGTTGATCAGGATCACTATGCGGCCGTTGATATTCGGCCCCGTCACCGTCGAGTTGGCGATGGTCGCGGGCGCGCTCGGCTCAGGGGCGTCCACCGCATTCGGTTCGACCAGGTAGGTCGTCCACACCAGCTGCGCCAGGGTGGCGGTGGTGATGGCCGAGTAGACGATCAGGGTGGCCAGGTTCGGGCTGCCGCCGACGCGGCCGATCCACTCGTACACCTGAGGTACCGCGGCCTCGAAACCTATTGCCGCACAGGCAATGGCGACCGCGACCGCCCAGCGCGCGGCGAACCGGGTGCCGCGCAGGGCGAGCATGAGCCGCCACCCGAACACCAGCACGGCGAGTATGCCGACACTTCCGTAAACCAGGGCGAACTGCACGCGATCAGTCGATTCCGGGTCCGAGCGTATCCAGCAGACTGCGGATATCGGCGGGGGCATTCGCGGGCAGCACCCATTCGGCGCGCGGCGTCCAGCGCGTAATGTGGTGTGCCATCAGCAGATCCGCGATGTGCTCGGCCTCCTGCTCCTCATGCTCGGCCGAACAGCTGCGGCCCAGCATGCGTCGCACCACGGCGGGATCGATATTCGGCGCGAGCAGTCGCAGCGCGTCCTGACCGGTCACCGTGACCGGTTCGTGCCCGGCGAGCAGATGTCCGAACTCATGACAGACGATGTGATCCTGATGCAGTTCACTGGTATTGCTCTGGTACGCCAGGAAATCGATATCCCGGGTCACCAGCAGTCCGCCGGAGAGTCCGGCCACCGCGAAGGGCTCGGGACGCAGTCGCAGCGGCCGCCCACGGCGTCGGGCCAGCGCCTCGGCCAGTTCGGCCACCGTGAACCGGCCCGGTAGCCCGAGCGCGCGCAGTTCGCGCCGCAGCCGTCGATGCTCCATCATCGGATGCCCATCACCCGACCCCTCCCAGACCGCGATCCGCATGGCTCACAAGTCTTCCCCGTTGTGCTCGGCCTCGAGCCGCCGCAGCACATCGAGCATGGCGGCTACGGTCTCGGCCCGCACGGTACCGTGCGCCAGGCCGTCACGCAGGACGAGTTCCAGAGCGGGATTGTCGGCGGTTCCCTTGAGCGCGTTGACCAGTGCGAGTTCCCGGCCGCGCGCCACCGCGAGTTCGGGATTGGTGAGCGGGTCGAGACTGTCCAGCCCGAAGTAGCCGCGCAGGGCTTCCAGGGTTTCGAAGGAGGGGTTCACCGTCTGGCCGGTGCGCAGCTTCCACAGATAGTTCGCCGAAAGACAGGCCCCGGTGGTGCTTTGAATACTCTCGGCCAGCGCCCGGTGGGTGATCTCCACCTCCCGACCGTCCCTGGTCAAGGGCGGATGCATACCGGCGATCAGCGCATTGAGCGCGCTGGTGAACGGATGCTGTTGTGCGGCAACCATTCTGATCTTGTCTCCTGCAGTTGACAGTCGAGGTGATCCTGATCATATACTCATCCCTACTTCGTGACCGTACCTGGAAATCGCTGTCCCCGAAGGGGAGGACATCGGCCGTTCGGGTTCGGACCGCGAAGTCAGGATGGGGCGACCGAAGATGTTCGCCCCATTCACTCGGCGCCGTGCGGTCGCACCGGCAGCGTGAGCGGGCCACGATGCCGGAATCCCGAACGCCACGGCACCGCGGAATCGGCAATGGCCGCACGCAGATTCGGCCAGCGGGTGTAGAGCTCCCCCAGGATCGAGGCGAGGACCGGGCGCAGCAGTCCGGTTCCCACACAGGCGTGCGCGCCATACCCCAGTGCCACATGCGGATTGGGGCTGCGCCGCACATCCAACTCCAACGCGCCGTTCGATTCCGCCGGGCCGGTGAAGCGTTCCGGATCGTGATTGGCGGCGGCGAGGCAGCACAGCACCGTCTGCCCGGCCTCGATCCGCTGCCCGGCGATCTCCAGATCGGTGACGGCGAAGCGGGGAGCCGCCAGGACCTGTGGGGACAGATAGCGCAGCAGTTCATCAACGGCGACAGCGTGATCCGCGCCGGACAGCATGGCCGCGAGCTGGTCGGGGCGGGCGGAGAAGGTCAGGACCGCACCGGCGAGCATATCCATCAGCACCTCGTACCAGACGAAGAGCAGGTAGAAGAGCAGGCCGGGGAGCTCATCGGAATCCGCTGCCCCACCGCCGATTCCGGAGCGCACCAGACGGCCGAGCATGGTGTCGTCGGCGCCGTCCCGGCCGCGTTCGATGACGGCGGTGATGATCTGCCGCATCGCGCCGAGCGTGTCGCGAGCTCGCGGGCGAGCATCCGGGGCCAGGGTGGCCTGCGCCCAGGCGGCGAGTGAATCCTGTTCGGACTCCGGCAATCCCAGCAGTTCGCCGAGAATCACCGTCGGCAGTGGCAGGGCCACCCGCTCGACGAAGTCGAATTCTTCCACCCCGTCCAGTCCGGCCAGGCTCTTGCCGATCAGCTCGGCGGCCCGATCGGCCCAGTCGCCCGCCAGTCGCAGCTCACCGACGACCAGGCTGCGCAGCCGCGCCAAGCGCGCGGGTTCGGCGGACTGGAATACGTCCAGCGGGGCCGGGACGGCGAAGCCCTCGTAGTCACTCCCCCCGCTGTATCGCAGATTGACCGAGAGCCGCTCGTCCAGGAGTCCGGCCCGCACATCCGCGTACCGGGTGATCAGCCAGGCGGGTGGACCATCGGGGGTCGCCACTCGATGCGCGCCACCGGCCTCGCGCAGCGAACGCAGCACCGGCCACGGGTCGCGCGCGAACTCCTCATCGAAGATATTCAGCACCCGACCATCATCACCCAAGCGGCCCAATGGGTCTCGACCGGAAACGCTCAGGGTTCGCGCGTCGTGGCGCGCCATTCGGGCAGCGAGTCGGGATTGGCGCGCAGGTAGCGCAGGCTCTGTCTCATGTACACGCGCGGATTGGTGTCCAGGTGCCCGGCCCACGCCGGTTTCGGATCACCGCGCATGACGGCCCAGCAGGCGAGCGCGTATCCGTACATGGGCTGGGACAGGTAGCCCAGGCGCGAAGACCGCCAACCGCGTTGATTCTGCGAGAACTGGAGTGCGGCATTGGCATTGAAGATGCCGAGGCCGAGGTACACGGTGGCGAGATCGGTGAGCTGCTCACCATCGTGCCGATCGTGGTCTATGCGCCGCTCACCCAATAGTCGCTCGTGTGCGAGTTCGTGTGCGATGGCGGCGACCAGGGTGACCTGCGAGCGCAGCCGCCCCATATCGAGCGAGACCACCGCCCGCCCGTGCTCCACCCGATAGTGCCCGGCCTCACCGTGCGTGGCGCCCTCCAGGAAGGCCACCCCCTCGGGCAGCGGGTCGTCGCCCGAATTCACCTCCACCACAAGGCGATCCGCGCCCACGCCCATATAGCCGCCGACGGTGTCGACCAATGCGCGGACCTGCGGCTTCGTCCCGGAGTACGGGTCCGGGAAGAAGTCGGCGGTCGGCAGTACAACGGGTGCGCGCAGCGTTCGCGGACCGAATTGCGCCGCACACCAGCCCATCATCTCCTCGACCCAGAGCCGTTCCAGTGCGCCTACCGGACAGGTCGGCCGGAAAATACCCATGATGCATTATGTTCGGCGCAGCGCCGCATGCACGCCGGGCGGGATCACCGCAGGTCAGCGGGTTACCACCCGAAATGCCAGGTCACGGCCGAAGTTTCGGGCCATGGCGAGGGTGAGCCACAGGCGCATCACCCCGTCGACGAGTTCATAGTTTTCCGGGCCGACATAGATCGGCCTGAGGCCGACATCGGTGATGAGCTCCTCGACCTGCTCCCGATCGGCCTCCGCGCAGGAGAAGAACATGTCCGCCGGTGCGCCGTCGACCATCGGATTCTCGAAGATCTCCGCGCCGAGACTGTTGAAGGCCCGCGCATATCGGCACTGCGGCGCGAATTCGGCGAAGAGGGCCGCGGCGTTCGCGGGTGAGCCCAGCACATCGTTGGTGGCATCGAGGACCAGTTTGCCCGCCAAGGCATCCGCATTGTCGCGCGCGAAATCCGCGACGGCCCGCGGTGGAATCGCGACCAGTACGGCATCCCCACCTGCCACGGCGGCGGCGACACCGAAGCTCTCCCGGCCGGGCGTCCGCGAGCCGTAGACCACGCAGTGCCCCGCCTTCGCGAGCGCGAGCCCCACCGCCCGGCCGACCCGCCCGGTTCCGATGACCGCGACATTCGCCTTCGGTCCGCCTTCGGCCCGGAATCTCGGACCCTGTAAATGAATGCTGCACATGGCGATAACGCTAGGTCGGAGCGGGTATCGGGCGCTTCTCGATTCCTGACCGGTCCGGTGCCCGCTACGGTGGTATCCGAACCCGTTCACCGCTCGGCCGTTTCGTGGAGGCGACTTTGCGCATCATCGCTCGCATACTGCTCGTCCTGCTCACCCTGGCCGGGATCGGATTGCCGGGCGCCACCGCGCTCGCCACGCCCGCGAGCCCGTCGATCGATGACACCACCGCGAACAAGCTCGATGAGCTGCTCGGGGTGCGCATGGCCGCCGGGAGTGCGGGCAAGGGCGAGTTGATCAATCAGATCTCGGCGCGGCTGCTCGGTACGCCGTACGGGGCGAACATGCTGGTCGGCTCCGCTACCGTGCCCGAGGAGTTGATCGTCGATCTGCGCCGGGTCGACTGCTTCACCCTCCTGGACTATGTCGAGGCGGCCTCCCGCTCGACGGACCGCGCCGGCTTCATCGCCAATCTCGCCGAGACGCGCTACACCAATGGGACCGTCGACTTCCTGCACCGCAAACACTTCTTCACGGACTGGGCGGTCACCCCGCGCACCGCGGCCGATGACGTCACCGGCACGCTCACGCCCGCGGCCGTGACGGTGCGCAAACATCTCAACACCAAAGCCGACGGAACCTCCTACCTGCCCGGGCTGCCCGCCGTGGAGCGCGACATCACCTATATCCCCGCCACCGCGGTCGACAACGCGGTGATCTCCCAGCTGCACACCGGCGATTACCTTGCCGCCTATGCCGATCAGCCCGGGCTCGATGTGACCCACGTGGGCATCTTCGTCGCCACACCCAATGGCCCGGTATTCCGCAATGCCACCTCGCTGGCGGCCTATCGGGTGGTGGACACCCCGCTCAATGATTACGTCGCGAGCACTCCGGGTTTGGTGGTGCTGCGCCCGCACTGAGCCCCGCCGATGCCGTGACCGATGCGGTGCCGCCACCCGCCCGCCCGGCATCTGAAACAACTATGTGTCTGAAAACCCTGCGAAGCCGAGGGCCGATGATCAACAATTGGCCAGGACTATCTGCCGGGCGGCAACCCCCGCCCGAAACTCCATCGGCGACAGAGGGATTGGACAATGAGCAGGCTGGCGACCTCGTGCGGGGCGATCTCGGTCGCCGCGGCCGTCATGGTCGGGACCGTGGCGGTCGGCGGCGCGCACGCGGATATCCGCGGCACCGCACCCTGCACCCCCTACACCGCGATTCTCGCGCCGGGAACCTGGGAGACGCGCCCCGACGCGGATCCGGCCGTCCCGGTGGGCATGCTCAGGCCGGTCGGTGACGGATTGCAGCGGCAGTTCGGCAGCCAGATCACCGTGCGCTACACCCCCTACGCCGCAAGCGCTTTCGACCAGGGACTGAGCTACGCCGAGTCCTTGAGCACCCTCGAATCCCGACTGCGCACCATGGTCGGCGGTCTCTGCGCCTCGACCCGGGTCCTGCTCGCCGGATACAGCCAAGGCGCGGACGGCATCGGCGATTTCGCCACCGAGATCGGCAATGGCGAAGGCCCGATCGGCCCCGAGCGCGTTATCGGCGTCGGTTTGCTGGCCGATCCCCACCGCGACCCGAACACCACACTCTCCCTGG is a genomic window containing:
- a CDS encoding MFS transporter, yielding MRKWLPLLTVCLGTFMLLIDVTIVNVALPEMRTELDASFGALQWVVDGYALAMAALMLGAGSIADLVGHRRTYLTGLGLFATASLVCGLAPNPQVLIAARIVQGVGAATMSCTTFALLNAAYSGRDRGTAYGIWGAVAGASSAIGPIVGGILTEVASWRWIFFVNLPFSVLAIALCLWVLTEDERAQRNRIDVPGMVVFTASAATATYALIHANEHGWSNAATRWLLLGAVVALAAFLLIEKRSRQPILDLALLRDRSFVGVLAAGAMLFFAAFAALMYTQIWMQSALGLSPIAAGAVGLPLSLMAFLVSGLLGRYLHGDRPARVIGTGLAAVGFGGIIGALLVHGEASWPALIPGFLMVGAGVGLATATLSSAAVAAVPWERAGMATGALNTAQQLTFALGIATLGGLFTHPDTPIAGVQLTLGVSGVVGLVGAILVPMLMRPRAGYKPRPWARTGQEAASSSSQ
- a CDS encoding alpha/beta hydrolase, whose product is MAITVRGAAVLLAAGVLALVPVSTPFPSTAAAEPETGESDGSRIVNIHTDDARHWVITVYSAAMNGEFTVEVQRPSDTSVPRPVLYLLSGGSGGKGPGSWDRQTHATDFLADKQVNVVQPIGGAASYYADWRAPDPRLGVVKWKTYLTEELPPLLDEALGSNGRNAIAGVSMSGTSVLQLPIAKPGLYRAVAAYSGCAQIADPLGQAYVRLTVAYSAGDAANMYGPPGDPMWAANDPYLHAESLRGLDLYLSSGNGLPGPYDKSGGRGLVGAGIGALANQLLVGGVIEAATDQCTRTMAARLTDLGIPATVNLRPYGTHSWGYWDDELAASWPVLAHGLGL
- a CDS encoding MAB_1171c family putative transporter, with amino-acid sequence MQFALVYGSVGILAVLVFGWRLMLALRGTRFAARWAVAVAIACAAIGFEAAVPQVYEWIGRVGGSPNLATLIVYSAITTATLAQLVWTTYLVEPNAVDAPEPSAPATIANSTVTGPNINGRIVILINLVVVLVLVALFFAAPVHGESHATDFDYHYATVPLVDLFLGIYLCAYTLALLRIVLLCRTWIPHVREQPWLRRGLVLLVAGSVIAIGYSIGKTVALIAAWAGYSPRTLNMEIAPAFASAGAAIMLFGYLCPSLLPQAMATVQRARALPRLRPLWLALREATPEVGTAAPAARRMGRDRLYRRVIEIRDALLLLQPHLTPEIYSRAVEIADRLGVPAADREAAIEAVRIALALRAHRAGVTPVDHGETFRRPDRPTFLGELTWLGAVSSAYRKYLATDRAVLDPTRT
- a CDS encoding cytochrome P450 gives rise to the protein MLNIFDEEFARDPWPVLRSLREAGGAHRVATPDGPPAWLITRYADVRAGLLDERLSVNLRYSGGSDYEGFAVPAPLDVFQSAEPARLARLRSLVVGELRLAGDWADRAAELIGKSLAGLDGVEEFDFVERVALPLPTVILGELLGLPESEQDSLAAWAQATLAPDARPRARDTLGAMRQIITAVIERGRDGADDTMLGRLVRSGIGGGAADSDELPGLLFYLLFVWYEVLMDMLAGAVLTFSARPDQLAAMLSGADHAVAVDELLRYLSPQVLAAPRFAVTDLEIAGQRIEAGQTVLCCLAAANHDPERFTGPAESNGALELDVRRSPNPHVALGYGAHACVGTGLLRPVLASILGELYTRWPNLRAAIADSAVPWRSGFRHRGPLTLPVRPHGAE
- a CDS encoding NADPH-dependent F420 reductase; this encodes MCSIHLQGPRFRAEGGPKANVAVIGTGRVGRAVGLALAKAGHCVVYGSRTPGRESFGVAAAVAGGDAVLVAIPPRAVADFARDNADALAGKLVLDATNDVLGSPANAAALFAEFAPQCRYARAFNSLGAEIFENPMVDGAPADMFFSCAEADREQVEELITDVGLRPIYVGPENYELVDGVMRLWLTLAMARNFGRDLAFRVVTR
- a CDS encoding DUF1460 domain-containing protein, which translates into the protein MRIIARILLVLLTLAGIGLPGATALATPASPSIDDTTANKLDELLGVRMAAGSAGKGELINQISARLLGTPYGANMLVGSATVPEELIVDLRRVDCFTLLDYVEAASRSTDRAGFIANLAETRYTNGTVDFLHRKHFFTDWAVTPRTAADDVTGTLTPAAVTVRKHLNTKADGTSYLPGLPAVERDITYIPATAVDNAVISQLHTGDYLAAYADQPGLDVTHVGIFVATPNGPVFRNATSLAAYRVVDTPLNDYVASTPGLVVLRPH